The following is a genomic window from Meriones unguiculatus strain TT.TT164.6M chromosome 7, Bangor_MerUng_6.1, whole genome shotgun sequence.
TAGAAGGCCCTCCCTGTGCCTGCCCAGTGAGGGTCAAGGTCAGGCACAAGGAGGACCAGCAGCTTGCTGGCACCTGGCACCCGAAATGCTGCTTCCGGCCTGCAGAGGGGCAGTGACCCACGCCAAAATTTGGGCTGAGACACCCTAGTCTGGAAGGGAACTTAAATTGAAAATACCTGTTCTAAATTTCCCGACATTTCCGCAGTTCGGCCAACTGGGAAGTGACTTCGCTAATCCTCGCTTAGGGGCGAGGACGCAGCGAATCCCCCGTGGTCCCGTGGGCCGCAGCTGAAGCAAATCTCCCAGCCCAGGAAAGATCCCTGCCCGCAGGACCCAGATCAGGCTTTCCATTCTCTGGGCTGCCACCTCCCCCAGGGCTCACTAAAGTTGTTTCGTCTTTACGGTTTAAACACGGAATGGTTCTTTTCTCCGCTGTACTCAGGGCATTGTAAGGAGGGAAGGGCTTGACCGGATTCCTGAAACATCCCCGGGAAAGGAAAGCTGCTGGGGCAGGGACTCTGCAGAGAGCGAGGCTCACTCTGCCAGGTGCACGCTCCGGTCCCTTGGGCTCACCGGCTGTGTTACTCTTAACCAGttctaattttattgtttttaggcACCTCCTGGTTCTGCTCCCACTATAGCGAtctttaaaagaaacacacacgGGGATGACAGTACAATCCCCTGAAAATCAAATGTGgatgttttctgtgtttgagtTGACAATCTGAGAGTAAACCAAGAACCGTGCCACGTGGACCTGTCCTGGAAGTCCCAAAACAAACTGAGCCGAAGAGCAAATTTTCTTCGGTCCTGCCTTCACCCCGTCTTTGCTGCGGAGCTGGGCACTGCTGGAGGATGCGGGATTCCTTGGAGgtgctgcctgccttcctgccctGGCTTACAGCGTCCTGGGATGTGTTAGAGCCAACAGCTGGAGCCCGCGCTCTGCTCAGTCAGGGCTCTCCTGTCCCCAACCTTGACCTATTCGGCTGGCTTCTGTCCATAGTGGGAGTCCCAGGAAGCAGGGACAGCCTCTTTGACAGGCTCTGGGtttgtctgggggggggggtctcttATCTAGgatgtggaggaggggagggagtgtCCGCTTTCCTTGTAGACACCTGCAGTGTGGCGTCTTCTCTGGGATCTTCTTCAGCACCACGCTCTTCCCGCAGAGCGAGCAAGGACAGTAGGGGCCTGGCGGGCTTCTGACGCACTTAAAAGTCTTAGCTGTTCACATGGAATCTACATCTGTGTTTTACCTGTTGTAAAGTGGAGGCAAGAGCCTTGTCGCTTTGGAAGGCCATTGTGTTTGACTTTGTGAATCTCACCAAACAGTGGGATGagctagaaagagagagaaagagagagagagagagagagagagagagagagagagagagagagaaaagggtcAAGGTCAACCATTCTTTCCCCTTCCTGTAGCGGAGCTTCTTTTCAGTTTTTGCCTACCCCAGCCCACAGTGCGAGGACAACAACAAATTAATGACGGTGAATGGCCCTTGTGGGTAGCGAGAGATCCCCCGAGGTCGGGTGTGGAAGAGAGATAGGTGTTTCCGGTGACGTGAAAACCTCGAAGCTTGGCTTTAAGGCGCTGGCGCCTGATGAAGCAGGGCGCGCGTCTTAGAATTCAGCAGAATGTTAGGAGAGGAAGTGAACGGAAGCCTTCACAGCCCTGTCCGAGCTGGATCCAATCCCGCGCCTGTAGGTGGCGCTGCGATGAGGTGTTTGGGAGAAGAGCATGATGGCTGAGGTCTGAAAGacattaaagggaaaaaaaattcaagaaacttCCACAACTGCTTCCACTCCAGCCTGCTACCTTtatttcggggggggggggagggatagCGAGAACAATTACCCGCGACTCTGCGCTCTAGCGTTCCACGCAGGGCTGCTGCGTGAGAGGGCCCAGGGACTTCTGGACTGAGAGGTCCAACCTCACTGTCCAGTTTCTAGGTGCGGGGACGGCATCCTGTCCCCGGCAGTCAGGAGGGAAGCGCAGTGATTGATTCCCAGGTGGCCACATCAGCGAATATGCTAGCGACTGTCACGGTGCAGTCTAAGGCTGTTTGGCCCTAGGTCAACAGTTCAAGCCCATCCAAAGCTTGGGTCCAGGGCTGCAGCCCGGCCACAAGGAGAGGAAGAGCTCTCTCCGGACCCCATAGCCCGCCGACCACCCAACGAGGCTGCACAGAGCATGGCCTGTCCACCGTAACCCAACTCAGGCGCTTGCCAAGTGCTGTCCCTGAAACCAGGACTAGAGGCGCGGCCTGGTTCTCCGTTATCTTTTCCTGACAGCTTTCGGCCAGTCGGGTCTTCCGAAGAGGCTGTCTCCTTGCGGCTAGCACAAACTCCCGAGCTCACACACAGCTGTGCTACAGGACCAGAAGTATTTGCCCCTCCGCCCAGCTGAAGCTCTCAGAGTCCAGTCGAATCGAAGCTCACGGTGGTTGAGTGAGCAAGGACGCAGGCCTGGGCGCCACGCAATCACTCCTAAAACTGCAAGCCTGGCTATGGTGTTGCTGTCTTTAGGCCACGGGATCAGCCTGGCCTCCGTCCTCCACTCCCTCCATCAAGGATTCGTCCCAGTCGCTATCGCTCAGTAGAGACTTGACTCAGTTACTCCTCAACAAAAGCTCCGGCTCCTTCTCCTTTGAGGCTTTAATAAATAGACGCAATCGTACCACGGGGGCTCAGAGGCGTCCTTCTGAAAGCAATTCCACCGTTGAAAACTGAAAAATGGGTGTAATTTGCGTCCAGAAAGTGATGTGAGGGTCACGGCAATTTCCCGGGCcgttatttatttttactttaaagtcTTTAGGAAAGATTTGCTTATAGACTCGGGAAAGCTTCCAGCCATCGAGAACCCTAGCAATCCTGCTAGCCTTTAACGCGGGAGGAGGGTGAAGGTGGAGAGCACTGAGTGACGCTAATATGGGGAAACTGAAAAGAAACGTCGATTGTTTTTATTGTAATAGAAGGAGTGAGCAAACAGAGAAAGCAACCCGGGCTGATCGGAAACAGGCAGGCCGCagcaggcccctccctcccctggcCTGGGAAGGAGAGAGCCGGCGCTAGGCGCTCGCCGGACCCTACAGCTTCCAGCAGTGGCTGCTCGCGGCCGTCCGGCCCCCGCGCGCTCGAAGCATCTTCCCACTTCTTGTCAACCATCCCTTGTCTTACCTGCCTCGAAGGAGGAACGGTTTTCGGTGCGCGAGGTTCCTCTGTCCGGTGCGAGGCTGAACAGCCAGGGAGAGTACTTTTGCTCCACTTGGGGTCCCCTGCAGCTGCGGCTGCGTCGGTGCGTCCACAGCGTGGCCGGAGAGCCAAGGCCAGCAGGTCAGTGTGAGCGCCCCTCCCGCACGCCATCCCACCCTTCCCTAGGCCTCGTTGAGGACCCCTGCAGGCTGGTTCTGTCCTCAGACCTCAATAGTTCGTTCCTCCGGCTTCTGCGGCCACCCGCGGCTCGGAGCATCCGCGGGGCTGGCGTTCTGGGTGAACTCGGCCTGGCCGTGGGTGCGGCGCGCACCGGTCGCATGACACTTGCGGGGAAGCGCATGGGCGAAGAGACACAGACCCTGCAAAGCTGGACCCTCATCCGGTGCCCGGATCCGAAGGAGCCCACTTGCTTCTAAGGCAAGTGCCCTACTCACCTAGAACAGGCTTGCTGTAGGGGAACCAGACCCCGGCTCCGGCGTTCGCCTGAAAGTTTGCCCTAGACAGCCGCAAGAACTCACCGCGCTCTGAAAATCCACGTCCGGGAGTCGTCGCGGGCTCTGGCGCTCCCTACAAGCCTCGGCAAGGCGCAGCAGCCTGGGCCTGGACTCAGTGTGCTCCTAGCAGGGGACGAATCGCAGAGTTCGGCACCCAAGGACTCTGCCTTACCTCCTGCGTCCACCGCAACTGCAGTTGGAGGAAAAAAGATCCCTTCGTGGTGGCGCTCTGTCCAGCCCTGCCTCCCCTCCCGCGGCCACCACCGCCCTGCCCCGGCTCGGAAGCCGCTCCGAAGTACTGCCTGCGATCCAGTGGGGGCTCCCGGAGGCGCCGGCAGCCCCGGGGGCCGCCTTCTGCTGGCCGCAGCGGTGCGGCCTTGGGAAGAGCTGGTTTCCACTTCCTGCGCATCTCTCCGCAGACCTCGCTGGTGCCTGAGGGGGACTCGACGCTCCACAGGTGGCTGGCCCGTGACACTGGGACCACTGACAGATTTATGAAGACTTTACAAGTGTCTAGTCTGGGTCGTTGGGGGCAGGGTTGAGTTCATCAGAAGAGGAGAAGCCCCGAGGATAAGGCCCTGCCACTAGTGTGCGGGCCTAGCTGCCTCCGCACCTCTGGGCTTGGCTTCCACAGGAGGCTGCCCGGTGCCAAGTGTGTAGAATCCTAGAGTAACCTCCCTCCTCTTTCACACCCTCTGGTCCTCCAGCTTCCAGTCTCCTACTGAGTAAATATTTACCCAGAGAAGGGGTCGCACTAGAGGAGGCCTTAGCGCCTAGGGAAAGGCTTTTGGCTCCTTTCTGGCCGGAGCCAGCTGCAGGCCTTTctagttgttttggttttggtcttaAGTATGTCCTTTTAGGAGAAATTCTCCCAATTCCTGTATGACCTCCTGGAGCCAGACCTCAGTAACCAGGAGCCCTGACCCTCAGTGACCCTTGCACTTTCTTGAGGTCCTGCATCCTCACGACCAATAGGGCTCATCGAGACTTGGAagctcctctccctttcctgtcttttccttttgCGCATTCCTTCCTCTCACAcacctccttcctccctgctttTGTTACTACTCCAAGAATCACGGGCTACTTGGCCCCCAGGGCACTGTGTGCCCTTGGGAAGGGAAGTATCCACACCAGTCCCTTCTTGAAGATGGCATGGCTCTCCTCTATTTCGTATCTTCAGTTCCTGAAGTCCCCAAGCACCAGGCTTTGGTTTGTCGTCAGTGCTGAGTGACCCAAAGCGATCAAGGTTGATTCATTCTGTGCTCCAGAGAATGCTCTGTTAGGAGGACAAGAGGAAGGCCACGCTCAGTATGCCCAGGGCGACGACAACAGCTAAACCCGTGAGCCGACAACAGCTGGGTCCCAGCAGATAGAAACCTGTGCAAGAGCGAGGGAGGTGTGTGACAGCTAAAGGGGATGGCGATGGATGCTGTGAGTTAAATCTCCAAGCCAGCATGCTAGACAAACAGGTCTCTGGATCACTCTGGGTTGATGACATTAGATTCTCATTAGGACACCTTGTCTAGCCAGTCCACAGGCTAGGCGCACTGTACCGGCCTTCTACAAGTTCAGGAGGGTGTGAAACAGCCAATGGGTGTACCGAAGTAGAGCACACTCAGAGGACACTCAGTGGGATGGTGTGGGGACAAAGGCTCCTCGTCAAGGAGACAgaacattattttttcctttgcacAAGTCTCAGGCAAAGCCCCTCTCTCCTCGCACTCTCGGAGTCTAAGTAATTTATACTATTGCCCCGACGGGAGACCCAGCCTCTGAAATCCTGGCTTCCCGAGGCTCTCCTGTATAAGGCATCGGGCTTTGCAACAGGACAAGCTTTGAGCGGGGACAAGGGTAAGCCACAAAGCCAAGCTTCGAAAAGACTTCAAACGTTTGAAAGCAACAAGCAGAGAAGGGGGCTATGCTCAAGTGTTTGTATTCAGAAACCTTGCGGGATTCCTGACTGTAATAAAAGACGTTTGAAGAAACCTTCACGGCTCAGTCATTTGAATTCAGAGTGCAAGCTCATCGCAGAAGCGGGCGCCTGCAGATCAGTGTTCACTTCCAAGACAGGTGATCCAAGGCCAGGTTTCCTGGGCTCTTGTCACTTACTGGTGGTGAACGCTGGGATCCGTCTGATTTCGTTGTGTGTAGACCTGAAACCTCAGGGGAGTAGGCGCACCAACCTACATCCCGGGGTATACAAGAGGGGCCCGTTGTCATGGAGACACGGTGACACCATCCTCTGTCCCGCGCGATACTAACCCCCCAAATCCATTCACAgagtttctctttcttcattttctcacGTTCTTCACGACCTTGTCTCCATAAACGAATAAAAACTCTTCTCCCCGAATCGTTCTATCGTCCTCGGACTTCGGGTGGATGAAAGTGAAAAtccgcaggcaggcaggcagaacccTGGTAATTCTGGCAGCTAAACTGAAGTCGCGGGGAATCACAGAGAGGTGCAGAGGAGCTGCACACAGAGGCAGCCTCCGCGCCTGTTTCCCCGGGGCTGTCTTTCACTAAGAAGCAAGACCTTTCAAGGTGGCTCTCTGGTGTTGAGAACCCTGGCAAAGTGTCACACAGAGAAGCCCACGACCCTGTGTTCTGGGTGAGTGAGGCGCAGCGCCGGTCAGTCCCCTCCTCCCGTGGAGGTCCTGAACTCCCTTTTGGTCTGGAGTTTTAAACATTTCCACACTCAGCTTGGTGTAGGTTCTCAGCTGGGGCACTAAACCCTCTCTCGGGCAAAGCCTGAGAAAGGGCCTCCACCCCTCGACCCATCTCCGGAGCGCTTCCCATCCAAGCTGGCTGAAAGGAGCTAGACTGTGTGGGCAAGGCTCTGGCCAACGCTTCTCAAAAGGTCAGCCTGACAGGTAGTTCTCCGTCACGCTCGCGCCCGGAGCTCCCTAGCCGTCCAGCCGGCTTGCTACCTTAGAGTCCCAGCCTCCAATCCCGATTCTGAGAACCCCATCCACCTCTTCCCCTCAGGGGTAAACTCGGTCCCTGCTCGCTTCAAGTCCTTCAAGCTAAGGCCGCAGCGTCCATGCCCTTGGTCAGCCCCTTTCATCAGTTCGATTCTGCGCTCTGTTTGCGGCGCCCCTAGGAAGATGTCAAACAGTCACAGTCATTGTATTTAGTTTCCCAGGTGCGGAGCCGGCCTGAGACAGACAGCGGAAGGAGTTTCCCCGGACCGAGCTGTCATTCACCGGCCTGCACCAATTACAGCGCAGATTGCCGGCGGGCCCACCTCTTTCGGGGTGTGTCGCGAGTGAGTGATAGACTGAGCCGCCCGGCCCAGCACAGCCTAGCCCACGTTGCTGCCTAGATTGAAATGCAGAACTCAAGCTTCTTTCTGCGGGGCACAGACTTCCTTTTACTCTTCCCTTTGGCACCCTCGCCGCCTCCTCCCGGGGAGAAGCCGAGGCACCCGCGGCTTGGGACAGCCACAGGCCGACGcagggagagcaagagaaaagTTCCTTTCTGGGAGTGCGGAACTGGGGCCGGGTTGGTGTACTGCCCGGAGCAATGGGTGAGTGGTGGAGGGGGACGTTGTCAGCAccggggagggagggagcgagcAGGcgagggctggagggagggagcCGGGGCGCGCAGACCGCGGCCCAACCAGCACAGACGAGGCTCGGCGGCAGAGGGGGTGCTGTTGGAACCCCGCTACGGGGTGGCACTCGATTCCGAGCTTAAGAGCAGAGGGCCCAGACATCCGGGAGTCCCGCAGCCCCAGCGTCAGTCCAAGTTTTGTGGCACACGTGTTTACACGTGCAAACagatcagaacaaaacaaaacaccccccccccaagcttTCACTGGGCTGAGTCTAACCTCGCCAAGGGGAGGGGTGAGGCAGTGCAGGGGAGCAGGGGCCGAGCAGGCGACCAGGGGCGCGCTGGCGCGTCAGGCTCGGCATCCGTACCCGCCTCGGGGAGTTCGGGGtgtccctggctgccctgggtcCCCCTTGTTGTTTGTAGCTGGAGATCTCTAAGCAGGAACGAGGTCTGGCCGCAGCCCGTGTTCTGGGCGGTTTGGCCCCGGCCGGGACGGTGTGGTTTCGGGGGGCAGCCCCAGTCCTCGCGGGAGGGTGTCAGGGCCCTGCCCCCAGACGCTCGCGGGGGGCCGGGTGGCAGGCGGCCGTCCCACGCAGCGGGTGCGCGCTGTCGCGCTCCCCGTGCCCCCTCTTGCAGAGCCAGCCTTCGGAGAGGTGAACCAGCTGGGGGGAGTGTTCGTCAACGGAAGGCCTCTGCCCAACGCCATCCGGCTCCGCATCGTGGAGTTGGCCCAGCTGGGCATCCGACCCTGCGACATCAGCCGCCAGCTCCGGGTCTCGCACGGCTGCGTCAGTAAGATCCTGGCGCGCTACAACGAGACCGGCTCGATTTTGCCCGGGGCGATCGGGGGCAGTAAGCCCAGGGTCACCACCCCGACCGTGGTGAAACACATCCGGACTTACAAGCAGAGGGACCCCGGCATCTTCGCCTGGGAGATCCGCGACCGCCTGCTGGCGGACGGCGTGTGCGACAAGTACAACGTGCCCTCGGTGAGCTCCATCAGCCGGATCCTGCGCAACAAGATCGGCAACCTGGCGCCGCAGGGCCACTACGACTCCTACAAGCAGCACCAGCCCGCGCCGCAGCCCGCGCTGCCCTACAACCACATCTACTCCTACCCCAGCCCCATCGCGGCGGCGGCCAAGGTGCCGACGCCCCCCGGGGTGCCCGCGCTCCCCGGCTCGGTGGCCATGCCGCGCACCTGGCCCTCCTCTCACTCCGTCACCGACATCCTGGGCATCCGCTCCATCACCGACCAAGGTGAGGGCTCGGggcgggtggggtggggtggtgccGCTCGCCGTCGGGAGCCGCCGAACCCGGGCCTCGGGCGACGGCCGATCCCACCACCTGTGGCCTTTTCTTTTGGAAACCTGAGGCGTCTTCCCAGGGGGGTGTCCTGATCTCATTAACTCGAAACTCCTGCCCCTCCGTTTCCTTGCCACACACACAGTCTGCAGCCTCATCTCAAACTACCAGACCCATAACATCCCCCCCCCTCCCCTCCATCCCCAACACATGGTTCGCATTTTCCACCCTCCCCCGCCTCCCGCGCGCCCGCGGCCTCCGCCGGGCTACTCGGCTGGAGGGGAGCAGCCCCGGGACTTGGGGGGCAGTGGGGGAGGCCCTCTCCGGCTGCCGGCTGCCCCTGCCGCTGCCGGCCACGTTCCTGCGGATCGGAGGCGACAGCTCCGAGTCCCGCGCACTGTGGAAACTCTATTATTATTCTCGGATTCTGGCAATCAGGCCAAATTTGCTCAGGCAGGAAGTTCAAATGTCACCTAATTGGTTTCGTTCTTATGCTTCACTTCATTTTCCTCGGAAACGGAGGTCCGggttcccagtctctctctcattctctctctctctctctctctctctctctctctctctctctctctctctctcctctccccctctctctttttctctttcttcctccttcccattCCGTCCCTTAACAAATGTTAATTATCAACCCTGCAGTGACACTGCTTGGTTCGCTGCTGTCTCTCGTTCCCCCCAGCCTTCCTCTACCCTC
Proteins encoded in this region:
- the Pax9 gene encoding paired box protein Pax-9, coding for MEPAFGEVNQLGGVFVNGRPLPNAIRLRIVELAQLGIRPCDISRQLRVSHGCVSKILARYNETGSILPGAIGGSKPRVTTPTVVKHIRTYKQRDPGIFAWEIRDRLLADGVCDKYNVPSVSSISRILRNKIGNLAPQGHYDSYKQHQPAPQPALPYNHIYSYPSPIAAAAKVPTPPGVPALPGSVAMPRTWPSSHSVTDILGIRSITDQGVSDSSPYHSPKVEEWSSLGRNNFPAAAPHAVNGLEKGALEQEAKYGQAPNGLPAVSSFVSASSMAPYPTPAQVSPYMTYSAAPSGYVAGHGWQHAGSTPLSPHNCDIPASLAFKGMQAAREGSHSVAASAL